The following nucleotide sequence is from Betaproteobacteria bacterium.
TCAGACCTTCTCGACCAGCCGGGTGCCGAACAGCCCCGTCGGGCGGAATGCGAGCACGAGGATGACCAGCAGGAAGACCGCGACGTCACGCCACTGCGCCTGCCAGAGATTGACCGTGGACTCCAGCACGCCCAGGGCGAAACCTCCAAGCACGCAACCGCGCGGGTTGCCGAGCCCCCCGATGACGGCGCCGGAAAAACCCTTCAGTCCCACGGCAAGGCCCATGAACAGCGACGCCTGTGCGATGGGCGCGAGAAGAAATCCGGACAGACCCGCCAGGGCGGAACTGAATACGAAGGCGCCGACCATCACGGCATTGACGTTGATGCCCATCAGGCTCGCGTTGGCGGGGCTGTGGGCCACGGCCCGCATTGCCTTGCCCAGCATCGTGGTGCGCATCACCCGGTCGAACACCACCATGATGACCACCGCCACGGCGAGGGTCAGCAATTCCTGAGGCCGCACTCCGATCTCGCCCAGGCGCAGCACCTCGTCTCCCGCAGGGCCCGGCACCACCACCGGCTTGGGACCCCAGATCGCCAGTCCGACGCTCTGCAGGATCACGCCGAACCCGAGGGTGCTCATCACCCACGCCATGCCGGGACGCCCGGCGAACGGCCGCACTCCCAGCACATAGAGCAGCCAGCCCAGCACACCCATGACGCCGAGCGCTCCGAGAAGCGCCACAAGCTGCCCGGCGGCGCCGGGGGTCTCGCCTCCGAACGAGGTGGAATCGAGCGGCTTGCCGAGGGCGAGGAACAGCGCACTCATGCCGACGAAAGCGCCTGCCGACACGAACTCGCCGTGCGAGAAATTGAGGGTCTTTGTCGTGGTGAAGGTGATGCTGAAACCCAGCGCCACCAGCGCATAGGCGCCACCGACGGCGAGGCCGCTCACCAACGCCTGCAACAGGGCTTCGGACACGCTGGGATCACTCCGGAGGCTGCGGCGGCCGAAAGGACGCCGCATTGGCCACGACGACTACTTCTTGAAATCGCCAGGGACGAACCCGGCGATGATCGGATCCGTGTAGGGCATGAGCTTGCCGTCCTTCCACTTGATCCAGACGAAGTCCTTGGCGGTCAAGGCTTCGTGGTCGGTCCGGGAGAACGGCTTGTCGTACGTCTTGAGCAGTCCGTTCACGGGGGCCTTCAGGTCCTCAAGCGCGGTCCGCACCGCCACGCCGTCGGTCGTCCCCGCCTGCTTCATGGCCTCGGCCATCAGAAGCACCGAGTCGTATCCGTGCAGGGCGAACGAAAAGGCGCTCGGGGCCTTGAGCCTGGAACCCACGCGTCCGAACAGCTTCTGCTGCGCCGGTGTACGGTTCTCGCTGACGGTCCGCATGAACAGGGGCTTCTCGGCCAGCGTCTTGCCTGCCGCGTCGAAGAACGTGATGTTGTCCGCGGCCCACGACGTAAGCACCGCAGGGAAGTAGTTGATCTTCTCCATGCTGCGGATGAGCTGCGCGATGGGCGTGCCCTGCGCCCAGACGACCACCGTGTCCACCCTGGCCGCCTTCATCTTGTTGAGCTGCGACGTCATGTCGGTATCACCCACGCCGAATCGCTCGACCGCGGCGGGCTTGATGCCCTGTAGAGCGGCGATCTCCTCCATGTCCTTGAGACCGCCCTGCCCATAGCCTGTCGTCTCCGCCATGAGCCCCACGATCTTGGACGTTGCACTGCTCTTCCTGACGTACGCCATGAGCGCGGCGACCTGCTCGCGGTCCACCATGGAGACACGGAACATGTAGTTGTCCGCGTTGGGACTCATCGGCTTGGTGATGTCGGTTCCCGAACCGACATTGCCCATCACCGGGATCTTCTTCTGGTTCGGAATGTGTTTCCAGGCCATGGCGTTGCCCGAGTTCGTCGGACCGAAGACGGCCGCGACCTTCTCGTTGTCGATCAGGTCGCTCATGTTCTGGATCGACTTGGGCGGCTGCGACGTGTCGTCGCGGACCACGAGGGCGAGCTTGCGGCCGAGAACTCCCCCGGCAGCGTTGATGTCGTCGATCGCCGCCTGCATGCCCAGCACGGCAGCCTGGCCGCTCTGCGCCGACGGCGACGCCGACAGATCGCCGTTGTAGCCGAGCTTGATCTCCTGGGCCTGCGCCGCGCCCGTGAACGAAAGTGCAGCAAACACGGCAGCCAGATGAATTCGACCGAATCTCATTGGATTCCCTCCCCCAGTGTGGAAATGCGGCCGCCGCTTCGGAGCGGAGCCTTTGGTTGCGGAAGCGTCAGATGGCCAGGAAGCCGCCGTCGACCGGGAGCGTCACCCCCGTGACGTACTCGGACATGGACGACGAGAGAAAGACCACGGGCCCCACGAGATCGGCCGTGACGCCCAGGCGCCCCATGGGTATGCGCGTCATGAACTTCTCCAGGCGCTGCGGATCCTGGCGCGTCGGCGCCGTCATCGGCGTCTCGATCACGCCCGGCGCGAGGGCATTGACGCGCACACCATCCTTCGCCAGTTCGGCGGCCAAGGACTGCGTGTACATCTTGATGGCTCCCTTGGAGGGCGAATACCCCAGGCTGAATCCCTGCCCCGAGTACGCCGCGATGGAAGCCATGTTCACGATCGTTCCGCGACGGGAACGAATCGACGGCAGGAAGGCCTGGGTGACGTTGAACGTCCCGTTCACGTTCACGTCCATCGTCTTGTGCCAGTTGGAGGCCGCCTGAGCGCTGTCGCTGCCTTCGCGAATGATGATCCCGGCGTTGTTCACCAGCAGATCCACCAGACCGATGTCCGCCGCAACGCGGGCGGAAAGCACCTGGCACGCCTCTGCCTGGGTGACGTCCAGCACGAATGCCCACGCGCTGCCGCCTTCTTCGCGGATCATCCGCGCGGTTTCCTCCACAGTTGCCTGATTGACGTCCGTGACGACGACCCGGGCACCTGCACGATGAAGTCCCAGACCGATCTCGCGGCCGTTGCCTTGCCCGGCGCCGGTCACCAGCGCGAGGCGGCCTTCGAGAAGTCGCGGAATCGATAAAGGGGTCGAAGTCATGGTCATGCTGCGTTCGAGAGCCGGGTGGGGAACTGGGAGACAACGGTCGACTCCTTCGCGGACGCGGCGAGGGCCATCCCCGCGACGTAACCGAAGGTCAGTGCCGGGCCCAGAGTGATGCCTGCCCCGGGGTAGTTGCCGCCCATGACACTGGCGGCGTCGTTGCCCACCGCGTGCAACCCAGGAATCGGCTGCTTGTTGGCATCGAGCACGCGCGTCTGTGCGTCGACCGCCAGCCCTGCGAACGTCCCGATGTCGCCGATGACGAGCTTGATGGCGTAGAACGGGCCCGTCTCGATGGCGCGAACGCACGGGTTCGGTGTGTTCAGCGCGTCTCCCTGATAGCGGTTGTAGGCCTTGCTTCCCTTGCCGAAGGCCGGGTCCTCACCCCTGCGCGCATGTTCGTTGAACGTCTCGATCGTCGCCTGCAGGGTGGCGGCGTCCACGCCGATTGCCTTCGCCAGTTCGGCGACAGTACGCCCCCGTTTGAGGTAGCCCGTGCGCAAGTGGCGCCCCAGAGGCATCGGGAATGGTGCCACGCATCCCATTCCGTACTTGCGCAGCGTCGCGTGATCGCAGATCTCCCACGCAAAGATCTCCTGGTCCCCCTTCGTCGCCTTCACCAGGTCCTGCACGAAGTCATGGTAGGAGTTCGCCTCGTTGGCGAAGCGCTTGCCGTGACGTGTCACCGCGATCACGCCCGGCTTCGCCCTGTCGATGAAATGCGGCATCACCCCTGAGGACCCGTCCGGACGCTTCGTGACCGACGTTGGAACCCACGCCGCCGCGTGCGGAATCGTCGGGTCGACTACGGCGCCTACGGCTTCGGCCATCCGCAGGCCATCGCCCGTGTTCGATTTGGGAGACGGCGTGTAATGCTCCTTGCCGGTCGGCGCATGCGGGAACATTGCCTTGCGCCGCTCCACGTCGTGAGGAAAGCCCCCGCAGGCCAGGACCACGCCCAAGCGGGCCGACACTCGCGTCCGCGTTCCTTCCTTCTCGACCAGCGCACCCGTCACGCGCCCGCCTTCCACCACCAGCTTGCGCACGGGCGAGTTGAGCCAGACCGGGATGTCGAGGTCCATGGCCGCCTTGGCGAGGCGGCCAGCCAGCGCGTTGCCGTTCGTCAGCGTCATCCCGCGGCCGTGGCGCATGACATCCAGAGCATGCCGGCTGAGGCGCTTCGCGACGTAGACGAAGGATTCGAACGAGCGGAACACGCGCATGAAGTGCCAGATCTCCTTGCCCGAGCCCAGCATCATTCCGAAGACGGTCAACTCGGGCAGCGGAGGCGCGAGCTGCTTCACGCGGGCGCCGAGCTCGTGCCCGTCGAACGGACGCGTGACCATCGATCGTCCGCCCTGGAGCCCGCCGGGTGCCTCGGCGTGGTAGTCAGGGAACACGGGCGGCATGTCGAATTGCACGCAGGTCTGCTGTGTGAAGAAGTCGACCGCCTTGGGGCCGTTCTCGATGAAGGCATCGACCCGGGCGGGGTCGAAGTGCGTGGTCGTTTCGTGCTGCAGATAGGTCCGCGCGGCCCCGGGCGGTTCATGGATGCCCTGCTCCGTCGCCAGACGGGTCCCCGGAATCCACAGCCAGCCTCCCGAACGGGCCGTCGTGCCGCCGAACAGCGGTTCCTTCTCAACCACGAGGACCTTCAGGCCCTGGGCCGCCGCGGTGATCGCCGCGGACATGCCGGACGCTCCGGTTCCGACGACGAGCACATCGCATTCGAGATCGCGCTGATCCATGGGCCTTGCTCCGCAGCGTAATGAACGGGAGGGAGTCTAGTGACGCCCCGCGACTAAGTCAAACGCATTCGATAATGACTGATGTTGCGATGCAAACAAAGACGTATGTCTATATCGCACGCTTTCCGGCCGCTATACTCGGCGCTCACCCCCCGTCCAGAGGGACGCATGGAAGGCAAGGCACGGCGCGGTATCCAGTCGATCGAGATCGGGAGCGAACTGCTCGGGGCGTTGGCCCTGAACGTGGCCCCCATGGCCCTGAAGGACTTGGCCAAGGCGGCCGGAATGACGCCCGGCAAGGCCCATCCCTACCTGGTGAGTTTCCTCAAGGTCGGGTTCGTCACCCAGGACGCGTCCGGCCGCTATCAACTGGGGCCCTTCGCGCTGCAACTGGGGCTGACCCGGCTGCAGCGGCTGGACGTGGTCAAGGAAGCGTCTCCGCTGGTGGAAGCGCTGGCGGCCGAAACCGGCCAGAGCGTGGCGCTCGCCGTGTGGGGCAACCTCGGACCCACCATCGTCCGGCTGGAGGAACCCGTGCATCCACTGCACGTGAACCTGCGCGTCGGCACGGTCATGTCCATGGCGCACACGGCCACGGGACGGCTCTTTGCGTCGTATCTGCCCCCCAAGGTGGTCGAGAGACTCGTCACCGAAGATCTGGCGCGCCAGAGCGGACGAGCGGATGGGCCCATGGACCTGACCCGGCCCCAGGTAGAAGAAGCAATCCTCGATACGCGAAAGCACGGTCTATCGCGGACGATCGGGCAGCCCATCCCGGGCATCAATGCGTTCTGCGCCCCGGTATTCGATTCAGCGGGACACCTGGTACTGGGAATCACTGCCATGGGCCCCGCCGCGACATTCGATTCCGCCTGGAATGGAAAGGTCGCGAAGCCCCTCAGGGCCTGCGCTGCCGAGGTTTCGCAAAGACTGGGATTCTTGGAAGGCGGCCACGGCTGAAGAGGCTCGCATCGCGGGCCCGCCCGCCCCTCTGTCTGGTTCAGGTCGCACGCAGTTCACCCTCAGTTTTCCGCGGAATCTGCCGAAATTTCCACTGAGCGTTACGGGAAATCCGTTTCGACCTGTAATCTGGCGCACGCCATCGAAAGGTCGCACCGCGATCGTCCGTGCGAGCGCGGCTCCGTGGCTCTCGCCAAGGCGCGGCATACGTTGAACAACCCCCCAACCCCCGGGGAGCGATCGCTTGAACGAAGTGGCTCTTTCCACCTCCGACCAACCCTTCCAGGTCGACTACCGGCTCATCTTCGACGCCACCAGCAACAGCATGGCGTTCACCTACGCGGAGTCAGGGCGCATCGTCGACGTCAACGAAACGTGGGTCCGATCGATCGGCATTGCGCGTGAAGAGGCCATCGGCAGGACGGCTCTCGAACTGGGTGTCTGGGCCGATCCGGAAGACCGGAAGAACTGCATCGCCGAACTCACCCGGACGGGCCGGGTTCGCGACTACGAAGCACGCCTGCGTACGCGGACCGATGAAGTCCCGCACCTGATCTCCGGCCGCGTGATCGAACGCGGCGGCGAACGCTGCGTCCTGTGGGAGTTCCGGGACATCGCGGCGCGGGTCAAGGCCGAGACCGCGCTCAAGGAACGCGAAGAGATGTTGAGTGCCATCTTCTCGCACGCGGGTGACGGCATCGATCTGGTCGATGTCGAGACCCTGGCCATCCTCGAAGTGAACGACGCGGCCTGCCAGATGATGGGCTATACCCGCGACGAGTACGTGCGTCTGTCGGTGACCGACATCCAGCCGGACTTCGACGCTGCGCAACTGCATGGCGTCATCTCGCGGATCGTCGCCAAGGGCAGCGCAAGCTTCCCCGGCCAACACCGCCGGAAGGACGGCACGGTCTTCGACATCCACATCAACGTGCGCCCCATCAGGCTGCATGGTCGTGACTGCCTCGTATCCGTGTGGCGTGACATCACGCAGGAAAAGCAGGCCAGCCAGGCGCTCAAGAGCGCCGCGGATTGGCATCGCGCCCTGCTGCAGAACACCGTGGAGGGCGTGTGCATCTTCGACGAAAGCAAGGCTGTCGTCGAAGTGAACGACCGGTTCGCCCAGATGCTGGGCTACCAGCCGGAAGAAATGATCGGCATGCATCCGTGGCAGTGGGACACCGACCTGTGTGAAGCGGACCTCGAAGCGCGCTTTCCGTTCCGTCCCTCGGCGAACTACACCTTCGAATCACGCCAGCGGCGCAAGGACGGATCGGTCTACCTCGCGGAGGTGAGCGTCCAGCACGCGCACATCGGCGATCGGAATGTCACCGTCTCCGTCACGCGGGACATCACCGACCGGAAGAAGGCCGAGCAGAAGCTCGCGGACAGCGAGCAACGCCTGCGGCTGGCGATGAGCTCGGCAAAGATGGCGGTGTGGGAGTTCGACTTCGTCTTGAATCGTCTGTACTGGTCGCCGGAGATCTATACCCTGTTCGGCGCGCCGCAGATCGAGCCGTCCCGCGAATGGCTGAGCGCGATGGAGCATCCCGACGACCGCGGCGTTGCGGAAGCGGCCATGCAAAGAGCCATCGTCGAGAAGGAGCCTTACCATGCGCAATACCGCATCTGTGTCGGCGACAGGACGAAGTGGGTGGAGGACCGGGGCACGGTCGAGTTCGCGGAAGACGGCCGGCCCCTGCGCGTCGTCGGCCTCGCCCGTGACATCACCGAAGAAAAGACGTGGGAGCGGGAGCTCGCCCAGTCGCGGACCTTGCTTCGCGCGGTCATCGACTCGGTGCCCGTGCGCATCTTCTGGAAGGACCGGGACCTCCGCTATCTCGGCTGCAATCCGCTCTTCGCGCAGGACGCCGGCAAGACTCATCCTGACGAGCTGACGGGCAACGACGACTACGTCATGGCCTGGGCCGATCAGGCCGACCTGTACCGGGCGGATGACCGGGATGTCCTGAACTCCGGCCGCGTCAAGCTGAATTTCGAAGAACCGCAGACCACGGCGGACGGCCGCCACATCTGGCTTCGCACCTCCAAGGTCCCGCTGCGAGACAGCGAGGGCAAGATTTTCGGTGTGCTCGGAATGTACGACGACATCACCGAGATCAAGCAGGCCGCCCAGGAACTCGCGAACCACCGTTATCGCCTTGAAGAGCTTGTCGAAGAGCGCACCATCGACCTGCAGGCATTGCATCACAAGCTGCTCGACACGCAGTTCGCCATGGACAAGGTCGGCATCGGTATCCACTGGGTCGATCTGGACACGTCCAGGATCACGTACGTCAACAACGTCGCGGCAGATCTCCTCGGCTACAGTGTGGAGGAACTCACGGGTCTCACCGTGGGCGACATCGATCCCAGCTTTCCGCTCGAACGGTTCCTCGAGATTCGGCCCCGCATCAGGGCGCAGGGGCACGTGCAGTTCGAATCGCGCCAGCGTACGAAAGACGGACGCCTCATTCCGGTCGAAGTCCACATCTACTACCACGAAGGCACCGAATTCTCTGCGCCACGGCTCATCACGTTCGTCACCGACATCGCCCGCCGCAAGGAAACGGAGCAGGCGCTGATCCAGGCCAAGGCCGCTGCAGAGAGCGCCAATCTCGCCAAGAGCGCCTTTCTGGCGAACATGAGCCACGAGATCAGGACACCGCTCAACGCCATCACCGGCATGGCGCATCTCATCCGACGCAGCGGGCTGACACCCGAGCAGAGCAGACGGATGGACACGCTGGTCGCGTCGGGCGAGCACCTGCTCCACATCATCAACGCCATCCTCGAGCTGTCGAAGATCGAGGCCGGGAAGTTTGCGCTGGACATCACCGCAGTGCGTGTGGAAACCCTCCTGGGGAACGTCATCTCCATCCTGCGCGAACGGGCGGACGCCAAGCGTCTGAAGATCCGCAGCGAGATCGATGCCCTGCCGGTCGGCCTGCAGGGAGACCCGGTCCGTCTGCAGCAGGCCCTGCTGAACTATGCGGGCAACGCGATCAAGTTCACCGAAAGCGGCAGCATCGCGTTGCGAGTGAAGCTCGTCGAGGACACAGAGAAGAGTGCCTTGGTACGCTTCGAAGTGGAGGATACCGGCGTCGGCGTGCCGCCCGAGGCGCTGCGAAAACTCTTCAACAGCTTCGAGCAGGCCGACAACTCGATCACGCGCAAGTACGGAGGAACCGGGCTGGGTCTTGCCATCACCAAACGCCTCGCCGAACTGATGGGCGGCGAATCCGGTGCGGAAAGCGTCCCCGGCTCGGGCAGCACCTTCTGGTTCACGGCGCGGCTCGCCAAGGGCAAGGCGATCGAATCGGCGAGCACACGCTCGTCACCGGAAAACGCGGAAGCGCAGCTCCGACGGGACCACTCGGGCACGCGGCTGCTGCTGGCCGAAGACGACCCGGTCAATCAGGAAATCGCGCTTCAGTTGCTCCAGGAAGCAGGGCTCACCGCCGACGTCGCCAACGACGGCCTCGAAGCGGTCGATCTCGCCACGCGCAACGGCTACGCGCTGATCCTCATGGACATGCAGATGCCCAACCTGGATGGACTGGAAGCCACCCGGCGCATCCGTCTCCTGCCCCTGGGAGAACATGTCCCCATTCTCGCCATGACCGCGAACGCGTTCGCGGAAGACAGGCAGCGTTGCCTGGATGCCGGCATGGAC
It contains:
- a CDS encoding branched-chain amino acid ABC transporter permease; the protein is MSEALLQALVSGLAVGGAYALVALGFSITFTTTKTLNFSHGEFVSAGAFVGMSALFLALGKPLDSTSFGGETPGAAGQLVALLGALGVMGVLGWLLYVLGVRPFAGRPGMAWVMSTLGFGVILQSVGLAIWGPKPVVVPGPAGDEVLRLGEIGVRPQELLTLAVAVVIMVVFDRVMRTTMLGKAMRAVAHSPANASLMGINVNAVMVGAFVFSSALAGLSGFLLAPIAQASLFMGLAVGLKGFSGAVIGGLGNPRGCVLGGFALGVLESTVNLWQAQWRDVAVFLLVILVLAFRPTGLFGTRLVEKV
- a CDS encoding PAS domain S-box protein, translating into MNEVALSTSDQPFQVDYRLIFDATSNSMAFTYAESGRIVDVNETWVRSIGIAREEAIGRTALELGVWADPEDRKNCIAELTRTGRVRDYEARLRTRTDEVPHLISGRVIERGGERCVLWEFRDIAARVKAETALKEREEMLSAIFSHAGDGIDLVDVETLAILEVNDAACQMMGYTRDEYVRLSVTDIQPDFDAAQLHGVISRIVAKGSASFPGQHRRKDGTVFDIHINVRPIRLHGRDCLVSVWRDITQEKQASQALKSAADWHRALLQNTVEGVCIFDESKAVVEVNDRFAQMLGYQPEEMIGMHPWQWDTDLCEADLEARFPFRPSANYTFESRQRRKDGSVYLAEVSVQHAHIGDRNVTVSVTRDITDRKKAEQKLADSEQRLRLAMSSAKMAVWEFDFVLNRLYWSPEIYTLFGAPQIEPSREWLSAMEHPDDRGVAEAAMQRAIVEKEPYHAQYRICVGDRTKWVEDRGTVEFAEDGRPLRVVGLARDITEEKTWERELAQSRTLLRAVIDSVPVRIFWKDRDLRYLGCNPLFAQDAGKTHPDELTGNDDYVMAWADQADLYRADDRDVLNSGRVKLNFEEPQTTADGRHIWLRTSKVPLRDSEGKIFGVLGMYDDITEIKQAAQELANHRYRLEELVEERTIDLQALHHKLLDTQFAMDKVGIGIHWVDLDTSRITYVNNVAADLLGYSVEELTGLTVGDIDPSFPLERFLEIRPRIRAQGHVQFESRQRTKDGRLIPVEVHIYYHEGTEFSAPRLITFVTDIARRKETEQALIQAKAAAESANLAKSAFLANMSHEIRTPLNAITGMAHLIRRSGLTPEQSRRMDTLVASGEHLLHIINAILELSKIEAGKFALDITAVRVETLLGNVISILRERADAKRLKIRSEIDALPVGLQGDPVRLQQALLNYAGNAIKFTESGSIALRVKLVEDTEKSALVRFEVEDTGVGVPPEALRKLFNSFEQADNSITRKYGGTGLGLAITKRLAELMGGESGAESVPGSGSTFWFTARLAKGKAIESASTRSSPENAEAQLRRDHSGTRLLLAEDDPVNQEIALQLLQEAGLTADVANDGLEAVDLATRNGYALILMDMQMPNLDGLEATRRIRLLPLGEHVPILAMTANAFAEDRQRCLDAGMDDFIAKPVEPELLYSALLGWLASGHVSERRLPPKGEKTSSGVPAGVRVQESPAGPWPPENVPGFDLPSALARMRGKTESLKRFLRLFRDTQQDAVPAIGRALDDRDHASAARLAHNLKGASGSIGAVSLQEAAAQMEEALKEPSTVGKEAHADLFRELQAEWTQAMESLSVVLSDPVEPHS
- a CDS encoding FAD-dependent oxidoreductase, translated to MDQRDLECDVLVVGTGASGMSAAITAAAQGLKVLVVEKEPLFGGTTARSGGWLWIPGTRLATEQGIHEPPGAARTYLQHETTTHFDPARVDAFIENGPKAVDFFTQQTCVQFDMPPVFPDYHAEAPGGLQGGRSMVTRPFDGHELGARVKQLAPPLPELTVFGMMLGSGKEIWHFMRVFRSFESFVYVAKRLSRHALDVMRHGRGMTLTNGNALAGRLAKAAMDLDIPVWLNSPVRKLVVEGGRVTGALVEKEGTRTRVSARLGVVLACGGFPHDVERRKAMFPHAPTGKEHYTPSPKSNTGDGLRMAEAVGAVVDPTIPHAAAWVPTSVTKRPDGSSGVMPHFIDRAKPGVIAVTRHGKRFANEANSYHDFVQDLVKATKGDQEIFAWEICDHATLRKYGMGCVAPFPMPLGRHLRTGYLKRGRTVAELAKAIGVDAATLQATIETFNEHARRGEDPAFGKGSKAYNRYQGDALNTPNPCVRAIETGPFYAIKLVIGDIGTFAGLAVDAQTRVLDANKQPIPGLHAVGNDAASVMGGNYPGAGITLGPALTFGYVAGMALAASAKESTVVSQFPTRLSNAA
- a CDS encoding ABC transporter substrate-binding protein; translation: MRFGRIHLAAVFAALSFTGAAQAQEIKLGYNGDLSASPSAQSGQAAVLGMQAAIDDINAAGGVLGRKLALVVRDDTSQPPKSIQNMSDLIDNEKVAAVFGPTNSGNAMAWKHIPNQKKIPVMGNVGSGTDITKPMSPNADNYMFRVSMVDREQVAALMAYVRKSSATSKIVGLMAETTGYGQGGLKDMEEIAALQGIKPAAVERFGVGDTDMTSQLNKMKAARVDTVVVWAQGTPIAQLIRSMEKINYFPAVLTSWAADNITFFDAAGKTLAEKPLFMRTVSENRTPAQQKLFGRVGSRLKAPSAFSFALHGYDSVLLMAEAMKQAGTTDGVAVRTALEDLKAPVNGLLKTYDKPFSRTDHEALTAKDFVWIKWKDGKLMPYTDPIIAGFVPGDFKK
- a CDS encoding glucose 1-dehydrogenase, producing the protein MTSTPLSIPRLLEGRLALVTGAGQGNGREIGLGLHRAGARVVVTDVNQATVEETARMIREEGGSAWAFVLDVTQAEACQVLSARVAADIGLVDLLVNNAGIIIREGSDSAQAASNWHKTMDVNVNGTFNVTQAFLPSIRSRRGTIVNMASIAAYSGQGFSLGYSPSKGAIKMYTQSLAAELAKDGVRVNALAPGVIETPMTAPTRQDPQRLEKFMTRIPMGRLGVTADLVGPVVFLSSSMSEYVTGVTLPVDGGFLAI
- a CDS encoding IclR family transcriptional regulator produces the protein MEGKARRGIQSIEIGSELLGALALNVAPMALKDLAKAAGMTPGKAHPYLVSFLKVGFVTQDASGRYQLGPFALQLGLTRLQRLDVVKEASPLVEALAAETGQSVALAVWGNLGPTIVRLEEPVHPLHVNLRVGTVMSMAHTATGRLFASYLPPKVVERLVTEDLARQSGRADGPMDLTRPQVEEAILDTRKHGLSRTIGQPIPGINAFCAPVFDSAGHLVLGITAMGPAATFDSAWNGKVAKPLRACAAEVSQRLGFLEGGHG